The Williamsia sp. DF01-3 genome has a window encoding:
- a CDS encoding RluA family pseudouridine synthase, which produces MRESRSMPIPDGIDGMRTDAGVARMLGLSRTVAAQLADDGDISVDGSPVGKSHKLVGGQWLEVLLPAPARVLTIEAQPVEGMEIIYSDDDIVVVDKPVGVAAHASVGWTGPTVIGGLAAAGFRISTSGSHERQGIVHRLDVGTSGVMVVATSERAYTLLKRAFKQRTVDKRYHAVVQGHPDPPTGTIDAPIGRSRGNDWKFTVSAAGKPSITHYDTIEMFRAASLLDVHLETGRTHQIRVHFSALHHPCCGDLTYGADPVLAKRLGLERQWLHARALSFAHPSDGRLVEFTSPYPDDLQHALDELRAG; this is translated from the coding sequence ATGCGTGAATCACGGTCGATGCCGATCCCGGACGGGATCGACGGGATGCGCACCGACGCCGGCGTGGCCCGCATGCTCGGGTTGTCGAGGACAGTGGCGGCTCAACTCGCCGACGATGGGGACATCAGCGTCGACGGCTCGCCGGTCGGCAAGTCCCACAAGCTCGTCGGTGGGCAATGGCTCGAGGTGCTGTTACCGGCACCGGCCCGCGTGCTCACCATCGAGGCCCAGCCGGTCGAGGGCATGGAAATCATCTACTCCGACGACGACATCGTGGTGGTCGACAAACCGGTCGGCGTCGCGGCACACGCGTCGGTGGGATGGACCGGACCGACGGTGATCGGGGGACTGGCAGCCGCGGGTTTCCGGATCTCCACATCGGGGTCGCACGAACGGCAGGGCATCGTGCACCGCCTCGACGTCGGAACATCCGGGGTGATGGTTGTCGCCACGTCGGAACGGGCTTACACACTGCTCAAACGGGCGTTCAAGCAGCGAACTGTGGACAAGCGCTATCACGCTGTGGTGCAAGGTCATCCGGACCCGCCCACCGGCACCATCGACGCCCCGATCGGTCGCAGTCGCGGCAATGACTGGAAGTTCACGGTGTCCGCGGCGGGCAAGCCCAGCATCACCCACTACGACACCATCGAGATGTTCCGCGCGGCAAGCCTTCTCGACGTTCATCTGGAAACGGGGAGGACGCACCAGATCAGAGTGCACTTCTCGGCTCTGCATCATCCGTGCTGCGGCGACCTCACCTACGGTGCCGATCCGGTACTGGCCAAACGGCTGGGGCTGGAGCGCCAATGGCTGCACGCCCGCGCACTGTCGTTCGCCCACCCCTCCGACGGTCGTCTGGTCGAGTTCACCAGCCCATACCCCGACGACTTGCAGCATGCGCTTGATGAATTGCGTGCCGGCTAG